The Aureispira anguillae genome contains a region encoding:
- a CDS encoding acetyl-CoA carboxylase biotin carboxyl carrier protein subunit, translating into MYQSDINNTYQTTINSTEFEWDLLEIKEGKFHILKDNQSFEATVLAADYATKTFTIKINRNSYEVKLKDKFDLLVEQLGFSNMVSQKVNNIKAPMPGLVLDVMVEVGDTIAKGDSVLILEAMKMENVIKAEGDAVVKSIEIEKGTAVEKNQVLVEFE; encoded by the coding sequence ATGTACCAATCAGACATTAATAATACATATCAAACAACGATCAATTCAACTGAGTTTGAATGGGATTTATTAGAGATTAAAGAAGGAAAATTTCATATTCTAAAAGATAACCAATCGTTTGAGGCTACTGTACTAGCTGCAGATTATGCCACCAAAACATTTACCATTAAGATTAATCGAAATAGTTATGAAGTTAAGCTTAAGGATAAATTTGATTTGTTGGTTGAGCAACTTGGCTTTTCGAATATGGTAAGCCAAAAAGTAAATAATATAAAAGCTCCAATGCCTGGTTTGGTGTTGGATGTTATGGTTGAAGTAGGCGATACAATTGCCAAAGGAGATTCTGTTTTGATTTTGGAAGCCATGAAAATGGAAAATGTAATTAAAGCAGAAGGAGATGCTGTGGTAAAGAGTATTGAGATTGAGAAGGGAACCGCTGTGGAGAAGAACCAAGTTTTGGTAGAGTTTGAATAA
- a CDS encoding isopenicillin N synthase family dioxygenase, translated as MALQTVPTVDYHDFISGDPQKRTQFIQDLGDAFSQIGFVVVKNHGVSEELRQELFQVSKDIFDQPQEIKQKYEDLNNGGQRGYISKGRETAKGEKVPDLKEFWHIGQEVTDEPALKAEYPNNIWMDEVPALESTGVKVYTTFEQTGRNLLRAIALYLDLDEHYFDAKIHNGNSILRLLHYFPVENIDEVEEGAVRAAAHGDINLITLLMGGSAKGLQAQNSAGEWVDVSPNENEIVINIGDMLHRHTNGRLKSTIHRVINLDKESMRFPRYSAPFFLHPRSDMDLSCLPNCVTEETPKGYEDITAGQFLDERIRELGLK; from the coding sequence ATGGCTTTACAGACCGTTCCAACTGTTGACTATCACGATTTTATATCTGGAGACCCTCAAAAAAGAACTCAGTTTATTCAAGATTTGGGAGATGCATTTTCTCAAATAGGGTTTGTCGTTGTAAAAAATCACGGAGTATCCGAAGAATTGCGCCAAGAGCTTTTCCAAGTTTCCAAAGATATTTTTGACCAACCTCAAGAGATCAAACAAAAATATGAGGATTTAAATAATGGTGGACAAAGAGGCTATATCTCTAAAGGTAGAGAGACTGCAAAAGGTGAAAAAGTACCTGATTTAAAAGAATTTTGGCATATCGGACAAGAGGTCACTGACGAGCCTGCGTTGAAAGCTGAATATCCCAACAACATTTGGATGGATGAAGTTCCTGCTCTAGAAAGTACAGGGGTAAAAGTCTATACAACTTTTGAACAAACAGGTCGTAATTTGCTTCGTGCGATTGCGCTTTATTTGGATTTGGACGAACACTACTTTGATGCTAAGATTCATAACGGAAATAGCATATTACGTTTGTTGCATTACTTCCCTGTTGAAAATATAGATGAAGTAGAGGAAGGTGCTGTTCGTGCTGCTGCCCATGGTGATATTAATCTGATTACATTACTTATGGGCGGATCTGCCAAAGGCTTGCAAGCTCAAAACTCAGCGGGTGAATGGGTAGATGTTTCTCCTAATGAAAATGAAATTGTTATCAATATTGGTGATATGTTACATCGCCACACCAATGGGCGTTTAAAATCAACGATTCATCGTGTTATAAACCTAGACAAAGAGTCTATGCGTTTCCCAAGATATTCCGCTCCCTTCTTCTTGCATCCTAGAAGCGATATGGATTTGTCTTGTTTGCCCAACTGTGTTACCGAAGAAACACCAAAAGGTTACGAAGATATTACAGCAGGTCAATTTTTGGATGAGCGCATCCGTGAATTAGGACTCAAATAA
- the bamA gene encoding outer membrane protein assembly factor BamA: protein MIKRILIAITLLLLLVKPFIWAQSEDSSQRPNQVNYETAQTYEIGGIEVVGAVHTDAKGIVAISGLLVGEAIRIPSDQLSKAIRKIWKQGLFVDVGINIQKQVGDIVFLEIKVQEYPRFARHAYKGIPKGQHDDANAATRRYLHKGKAATPAMKKQAISALKELYVEKGFLEVSIEVEEEEDAIFKNAVRWIFNIKKGKRVRIEKINFHGLKKVKKGKLYRSMKETKRNNIWALLKPSKFIKEAYETDKQHLIAYYNEIGNRDAKIIKDSVYLVQKKNRKVLHIDLHIDEGNTYRFGDITFKGNTTYSDRILHNIMGIKKGDVYNSSLMNTRLEFDRNGRDIKTLYMDNGYLFFRADPIEKGVNGDSIDLEIRMVEGPIATIGKVTITGNSRTSEHVIRRELRTLPGNKFSRSDLIRSQRELIALNYFNPESLQINTPVNIEKGTVDIEYVVEEKVSDQIELSAGWGGSTVFGTVGLKLTNFSLRQFLKPETWSPLPAGDGQTLSFRIQTNGPAYQSYNFSFTEPWLGGKKPNSLTLSAYYSNFSNGYTPESSALERFQVAGVTLGWGTRLNFPDDFFVYQASVNYKKMDLLRWGDLNISSGTYHNLSFSQTLSRNSIDNPIFPTKGSNIALTLSLTLPYSLFSNQSTSDYTSMTEAQKYKMVEYHKWDFISEWYGQLAKNFVVKLGLKAGFLGYYNPNIGLTPFDRYELGGNGISNPQTIQGKDVISLRGYDVGHLAANANGAAIYNKFSVEFRYLISPNPSAMIWVLAFAEAGNVWSDFKNYNPFNLKRSAGLGIRVFLPAFGTLGFDYGLGFDKPGLDGVKDITKYGTFNIVLGVEPK, encoded by the coding sequence ATGATAAAAAGAATTCTTATTGCTATAACACTACTATTGTTATTGGTAAAACCTTTTATTTGGGCTCAATCAGAAGATAGTTCTCAAAGACCAAATCAAGTAAATTATGAGACAGCACAAACCTATGAAATTGGCGGAATAGAAGTAGTTGGAGCGGTGCATACAGATGCCAAAGGAATTGTTGCTATTTCGGGTTTATTAGTAGGGGAAGCAATTCGGATTCCAAGCGATCAATTGTCTAAGGCGATTCGAAAAATTTGGAAACAAGGCTTGTTTGTCGATGTAGGAATCAACATTCAAAAACAGGTTGGAGATATTGTTTTTTTAGAGATTAAAGTGCAAGAATATCCCCGTTTTGCTAGGCATGCTTATAAGGGGATTCCAAAAGGGCAGCATGATGATGCCAATGCAGCTACTAGACGCTATTTGCACAAGGGAAAGGCCGCAACTCCTGCGATGAAAAAACAAGCTATTTCTGCCCTAAAAGAGCTGTATGTTGAAAAGGGATTTTTGGAGGTATCTATTGAGGTAGAAGAAGAAGAGGATGCTATTTTTAAGAATGCTGTTCGATGGATTTTTAACATCAAAAAGGGCAAAAGAGTTCGTATTGAAAAGATCAATTTTCATGGGCTAAAAAAGGTCAAAAAGGGCAAATTGTACCGTTCTATGAAAGAAACTAAACGCAACAATATTTGGGCTTTGTTGAAGCCTTCTAAGTTTATAAAAGAAGCTTATGAAACAGACAAACAACATCTAATTGCCTATTATAATGAAATCGGAAATAGAGATGCTAAAATTATTAAAGATTCGGTGTATTTAGTCCAGAAAAAAAATCGAAAAGTCTTGCATATAGACCTACATATAGACGAAGGAAATACCTATCGGTTTGGGGATATTACGTTCAAGGGGAACACCACTTATTCTGATCGAATATTGCACAATATTATGGGCATTAAAAAGGGAGATGTTTATAACAGCAGTTTGATGAATACTCGGCTAGAGTTTGACCGAAACGGACGAGATATTAAGACGCTTTATATGGACAATGGTTATTTGTTTTTTCGAGCGGATCCAATTGAGAAAGGTGTGAACGGAGATTCAATAGATTTAGAAATTCGAATGGTTGAAGGACCTATAGCAACGATTGGAAAAGTAACGATAACAGGTAATTCCAGAACCAGTGAACATGTGATCCGTAGAGAATTGAGAACATTACCAGGCAATAAATTTAGCCGATCAGATTTGATTCGATCACAGCGAGAACTAATCGCTCTGAATTATTTTAATCCCGAAAGTTTACAAATTAATACTCCTGTTAATATTGAAAAAGGGACCGTAGATATTGAATATGTTGTTGAAGAGAAAGTGTCGGATCAAATCGAATTGTCTGCGGGGTGGGGAGGATCAACGGTTTTTGGTACAGTAGGGTTAAAATTAACCAATTTTTCGTTGCGACAATTTTTAAAACCTGAGACCTGGAGCCCCTTGCCAGCAGGGGATGGTCAAACCTTATCGTTTCGGATACAGACCAATGGACCTGCTTATCAATCGTATAATTTTTCTTTTACAGAGCCTTGGTTGGGGGGCAAAAAGCCCAATTCGCTAACCCTATCGGCTTATTATTCTAACTTTTCAAATGGATATACTCCAGAAAGTTCTGCTTTGGAGCGTTTTCAGGTGGCTGGGGTGACCTTGGGTTGGGGAACACGCTTGAATTTTCCAGATGATTTTTTTGTTTATCAGGCCAGTGTTAATTATAAAAAAATGGATTTATTAAGATGGGGCGACCTCAATATTAGCTCAGGAACTTATCACAACTTAAGTTTTAGCCAAACCCTGTCAAGAAATTCTATTGACAACCCCATTTTCCCAACCAAAGGTTCTAACATCGCTTTGACCTTAAGTTTAACGCTGCCTTATTCGCTATTTTCGAATCAAAGCACTTCAGATTATACATCAATGACCGAGGCACAAAAATACAAAATGGTAGAATACCACAAATGGGACTTTATCAGTGAATGGTATGGGCAATTGGCTAAGAATTTTGTGGTGAAGTTGGGGCTAAAAGCAGGCTTTTTGGGGTATTACAATCCCAATATCGGTTTAACTCCATTTGACCGTTATGAATTGGGAGGCAATGGAATTTCTAATCCTCAAACGATACAAGGAAAAGATGTTATCTCTTTGCGAGGGTATGACGTGGGGCATTTGGCAGCCAATGCGAATGGTGCCGCCATCTATAATAAATTTAGTGTAGAATTTCGCTACTTGATTTCTCCGAATCCTAGTGCTATGATCTGGGTATTGGCATTTGCAGAAGCAGGGAATGTTTGGTCGGATTTTAAAAATTATAATCCATTTAATTTAAAACGTTCTGCTGGATTGGGGATTCGGGTCTTTTTACCTGCTTTTGGAACCCTTGGTTTTGATTATGGATTGGGTTTTGACAAACCTGGTTTGGACGGAGTAAAGGACATTACTAAATACGGAACATTTAATATTGTATTGGGGGTAGAGCCTAAATAA
- a CDS encoding AtpZ/AtpI family protein: MDNKENLQEQSATKKSKKSVNFLKYTSMASQMGATIGLFIFIGFKLDAWLETKVIFVLVGALMGVGLSLYSFIKQALSENES; this comes from the coding sequence ATGGACAACAAGGAGAATCTTCAGGAACAGAGCGCAACAAAAAAGTCCAAAAAGTCAGTTAATTTTTTGAAATATACTAGTATGGCTAGCCAGATGGGAGCTACTATTGGTTTATTTATTTTTATTGGATTCAAACTAGATGCTTGGTTAGAAACAAAAGTTATCTTTGTGCTAGTTGGCGCCCTTATGGGAGTTGGATTATCACTTTATTCTTTTATCAAGCAGGCACTTTCTGAAAACGAGTCGTAG
- a CDS encoding bactofilin family protein produces MFGAKKENNSSKVAVSSAHNSLVFGTVITGNLTSKTDIRIDGKLEGSLDSEAKVVIGKNALITGDITCQSILIEGKIEGNITAKEKLHIQSSGTVVGNLFTNKLIIEDGAVFNGASVMGKAPLMQKKHGQQGESSGTERNKKVQKVS; encoded by the coding sequence ATGTTTGGAGCAAAAAAAGAAAATAATTCGTCTAAAGTAGCTGTTTCATCTGCTCATAATAGTCTTGTTTTTGGAACTGTTATTACGGGAAACTTGACTTCTAAGACTGATATTAGAATTGATGGGAAGTTAGAAGGAAGTTTGGATAGTGAAGCTAAAGTCGTTATTGGAAAAAATGCCTTAATAACTGGAGATATTACTTGTCAAAGCATCTTAATTGAAGGTAAAATAGAAGGAAACATTACTGCAAAAGAAAAATTACACATTCAAAGTTCTGGAACAGTAGTCGGTAATCTCTTTACCAATAAATTAATTATTGAAGATGGTGCTGTCTTTAATGGTGCTTCTGTAATGGGAAAAGCTCCTCTAATGCAAAAGAAACATGGACAACAAGGAGAATCTTCAGGAACAGAGCGCAACAAAAAAGTCCAAAAAGTCAGTTAA
- the infC gene encoding translation initiation factor IF-3, with translation MAKKFNRRNNFKRKSTLPEHRINAFIKVPEIRLVGNNFKEISKVAGKELEPGVFPTAKALEYATKMEMDLVEISPKASPPVCKIIEYKKFLYEKKKKEKELKSKQVKVVVKEIRFGPNTDDHDFEFKLKHSKKFLEQGAKVKAYVQFKGRTIVFKDRGRDLLKRFVAELEGIGFPDYPPKMEDRRMHCTLSPKKMGKSKN, from the coding sequence TTGGCTAAAAAATTTAATAGAAGAAACAACTTTAAAAGAAAAAGCACATTACCAGAACATAGAATTAATGCTTTTATAAAAGTACCTGAAATACGTTTGGTTGGCAATAATTTTAAAGAGATCAGCAAAGTAGCAGGCAAAGAATTAGAACCTGGTGTTTTCCCAACAGCAAAAGCATTGGAGTATGCTACTAAAATGGAAATGGATTTGGTAGAAATTTCTCCGAAGGCTTCTCCTCCTGTTTGTAAGATTATTGAGTATAAGAAATTCTTGTACGAGAAAAAGAAAAAAGAAAAAGAACTCAAATCTAAGCAGGTAAAGGTCGTTGTAAAGGAAATTCGATTTGGTCCTAATACAGATGATCACGATTTTGAATTCAAACTAAAACACTCTAAAAAATTCTTGGAACAAGGAGCTAAGGTAAAAGCTTATGTTCAGTTTAAAGGGCGTACCATTGTATTTAAAGACAGAGGTAGAGATCTTTTAAAACGATTTGTTGCAGAACTAGAGGGGATTGGTTTTCCTGATTATCCACCAAAAATGGAGGACAGAAGAATGCATTGTACCTTGTCTCCTAAAAAAATGGGGAAATCTAAAAATTAA
- the bamA gene encoding outer membrane protein assembly factor BamA: MIQRLFSVVCVLLLWSNQAVWAQEKVDSLEPAPLIDYETSQTYEIGGIEVVGANYTDANGIIALSGLTVGKTIRIPSDQISKAIRKLWKQGLFVDVNINIQKRIGDIVFLEIAVQEYPRFARHGYKGIPKGQHDDANAATKRYLQKGRAATPAMKLHAIQALKQIYVEKGFLDVEIEVTEEEDKILKNSVRWIFDIKKGKRVRIAKINFHGVEKMKKGKLYRSMKETKRNNIWAIFKPSKFIEKEYETDKKNLINAYNNVGHRDAIITKDSVYLVQKKNRKVMHIDIHIDEGATYRFGNIVFRGNTTYSDRILNNIMGIKRGDVYNAELIETRLNFDRNGRDISTLYMDNGYLFFRAEPIEKGVREDSVDLEIRISEGPVAIIANVIIKGNDRTHEHVIRRELRTLPGNKFSRSDIIRSQRELTALNYFNPENLQINTPVNPQRGTVDIEYIVEERPSDQLELSAGWGGVGRGVIGTLGVTFNNFSLRNLLNPEAWNPLPQGDGQRLSLRVQTNGRFYQSYNFSFTEPWLGGKKPNSFTLSAYHTNFNNGYSQESSAFQRLQITGASVGLGTRLRFPDDFFVYQISLNYQNMDLLRRYDFEIPTGSFHNLSLSQTISRNSIDNPIFPQKGSNISLSLKLTLPYSLFDDKSAADYAAMDPAKKFKLLEYHKWDFLAEWYGKIVKNFVVKVGIKMGFLGFYNANVGLSPFERYELGGDGISNFQGLQGKDIISLRGYRDPINDVSTANAQGAAIYNKITMELRYLISPNPSATIWVLAFAEAGNAWSEFKDYNPFQLKRSVGAGVRVFLPMFGTLGFDYGIGFDKPHLNGSKKMTDYGAFNIVLGFEPK, from the coding sequence ATGATTCAGAGGTTATTTAGTGTGGTATGTGTTCTGTTGCTATGGTCTAACCAAGCTGTTTGGGCGCAAGAAAAAGTAGATTCATTAGAGCCTGCTCCATTGATTGATTATGAAACATCTCAAACCTATGAGATTGGGGGGATAGAAGTTGTTGGGGCAAATTATACAGACGCAAATGGAATTATTGCATTGTCAGGGCTAACAGTAGGAAAAACGATTCGTATTCCTAGTGATCAAATCTCTAAAGCTATTCGAAAGCTATGGAAACAAGGCTTATTTGTGGATGTTAACATTAACATTCAGAAACGAATTGGAGATATTGTCTTTTTAGAAATTGCAGTGCAAGAATATCCTCGTTTTGCTCGTCATGGATACAAGGGAATACCTAAAGGGCAGCACGATGATGCCAATGCAGCTACTAAACGTTATTTGCAAAAGGGTAGAGCTGCTACCCCTGCTATGAAGTTGCATGCTATTCAAGCTCTGAAACAAATCTATGTAGAAAAAGGCTTTTTGGACGTAGAAATTGAAGTAACAGAGGAAGAAGATAAGATTTTGAAAAACTCTGTTCGTTGGATTTTTGACATCAAAAAAGGAAAACGAGTACGCATTGCCAAAATTAATTTTCATGGAGTAGAAAAAATGAAAAAAGGCAAGTTGTACCGCTCTATGAAAGAAACCAAACGCAACAATATTTGGGCAATCTTTAAACCTTCTAAATTTATAGAAAAGGAGTATGAAACCGATAAAAAGAACTTGATTAATGCCTATAATAATGTAGGGCATAGAGATGCAATCATCACCAAGGATTCTGTTTATTTGGTTCAGAAAAAGAATCGTAAAGTAATGCACATTGATATTCATATTGATGAAGGAGCTACTTACCGATTTGGCAATATTGTATTTAGAGGAAATACGACTTATTCTGATCGTATCCTCAATAATATTATGGGCATCAAAAGAGGGGATGTATATAATGCAGAATTGATCGAAACAAGATTGAATTTTGATAGAAATGGGCGAGACATCAGTACGCTTTATATGGATAATGGATATTTGTTTTTCCGTGCAGAGCCTATTGAAAAAGGAGTTCGTGAAGATTCTGTGGATTTGGAAATTCGTATTTCTGAAGGTCCTGTGGCGATTATTGCCAATGTAATTATCAAGGGAAATGACCGTACACATGAGCATGTGATTCGCCGTGAATTAAGAACCTTACCAGGCAATAAATTTAGCCGTTCAGATATTATTCGTTCTCAAAGAGAATTGACAGCGCTGAATTATTTTAATCCTGAAAATTTACAAATTAACACTCCTGTGAATCCTCAGCGAGGAACAGTAGACATTGAATATATAGTAGAAGAACGTCCATCGGATCAGCTAGAGCTTTCTGCGGGTTGGGGAGGTGTAGGTCGTGGTGTTATTGGTACACTAGGGGTTACGTTTAATAACTTTTCTTTGCGAAACCTATTGAATCCAGAAGCTTGGAATCCATTGCCACAAGGAGATGGTCAACGTTTGTCATTACGAGTACAAACCAATGGTCGTTTTTACCAATCGTACAACTTTTCTTTTACAGAACCTTGGTTGGGAGGGAAGAAACCCAATTCGTTTACTCTTTCTGCTTATCATACCAATTTTAACAATGGGTATAGTCAAGAAAGTTCTGCTTTTCAACGTTTGCAAATCACAGGTGCTTCTGTTGGTTTAGGAACTCGTTTGCGTTTTCCAGATGATTTCTTTGTGTATCAGATTAGCTTGAATTATCAAAACATGGACTTGTTGCGCCGTTATGATTTTGAAATTCCAACTGGTTCTTTTCACAACTTGAGTTTGAGTCAAACGATTTCTAGAAACTCTATTGATAATCCAATCTTTCCTCAAAAAGGATCAAATATTTCATTGTCTCTAAAGTTAACCCTTCCTTACTCTTTGTTTGACGATAAGAGTGCAGCAGATTATGCGGCAATGGACCCTGCTAAAAAATTCAAATTATTAGAATATCACAAATGGGATTTCTTGGCAGAATGGTATGGCAAAATTGTGAAAAACTTTGTGGTAAAAGTAGGCATCAAAATGGGCTTCTTAGGGTTCTACAATGCTAATGTAGGCTTGTCACCATTTGAGCGTTATGAGTTGGGAGGAGATGGTATTTCTAACTTCCAAGGATTGCAAGGAAAAGACATTATTTCTTTGAGAGGGTATCGTGATCCTATCAATGATGTATCAACGGCGAATGCACAGGGGGCAGCAATTTATAACAAAATTACAATGGAATTGCGTTACTTGATTTCTCCAAATCCTAGTGCAACAATTTGGGTATTGGCTTTTGCGGAGGCAGGAAATGCTTGGTCTGAGTTTAAGGATTATAACCCATTTCAGTTAAAACGTTCTGTTGGAGCGGGGGTTCGTGTGTTCTTACCAATGTTTGGAACCCTTGGGTTTGATTATGGTATTGGTTTTGACAAACCTCATCTAAATGGCAGCAAAAAAATGACCGATTATGGTGCCTTTAACATTGTACTCGGTTTTGAACCTAAATAA
- a CDS encoding T9SS type A sorting domain-containing protein produces MNKIFILILTICLSVSHLIGQMTNEGKPKSWTLKSQLSPIDYYLMPRFDVEQQKKIDEINDATGMKPWQFGFEHTVNYGLNNSGTWTTLANGDRIWQIEFESVGALTMNLVFDDYELPLGATVYLYNPKTKEVQGAYTHNNNSVDRMLGTTLIQGDNIVVEYYEPKAVQGMGALNISMVVHGYRSLGAYPIEKAIEGLNDAGNCNHDVACPLGIGWEDQINSVAMIIVGGSGSCTGALINNTSNDGTPYFLTANHCGTSGLGAWVFRFNWDSPVAICAQNGNSQDPGGPYNEINGATLRANNAGSDFSLMELNNTPTGNIYYAGWDRSLTPATQTTGIHHPRGDVKKICREDDPVTQSTMSGADVWMVADWDQGVTEPASSGSPLFNQNQLIVGQLYGGTAACSGTNDNGQDDNYGRLDVSWDGSSASTRLKDWLDPGNTNVLSHTGFNPNGPGLALDAGIAQIGGIEEKYCNVDSFIPEISVRNYGHDTITTIDIVYNIDGAANVSYAWTGILLPNAITLVTLPTITASAGAHTFNVSTTLPNGAVDSNAVNDTRSFAFFITLGGERIDYALATDCYASETSWVLSDSATGAILFSGGPYNDAFGARDTLNNQFCLPNGCYRFTIYDSYGDGLDGTGSAWCGRSGDYWLTDGSGHELVRMNAVNGNFGDSSVHYFCLPFVVNNQTELNSLTTFEVFPNPTTEQVYINLGLKESEDIHLQLYSATGQLIEETKQTDVLLAKFEFSLKDYSAGMYFIKLQLGDQIYAKKVIKE; encoded by the coding sequence ATGAACAAAATTTTCATTTTAATCTTGACTATTTGTTTGTCTGTTAGTCATCTAATTGGACAAATGACGAATGAAGGGAAGCCCAAGAGTTGGACGCTTAAAAGCCAGCTTAGCCCAATTGATTATTATCTGATGCCTCGTTTTGATGTGGAGCAGCAAAAAAAGATAGACGAAATTAATGATGCAACAGGGATGAAACCTTGGCAATTTGGTTTTGAACATACGGTAAATTATGGCTTAAATAATAGTGGCACTTGGACAACCTTGGCAAATGGGGACAGAATTTGGCAAATTGAGTTTGAATCGGTGGGGGCTTTAACTATGAATTTGGTATTTGACGATTATGAACTGCCTTTGGGGGCAACTGTCTATTTATACAATCCTAAAACAAAAGAAGTGCAGGGAGCCTACACGCATAACAACAATAGTGTAGATCGTATGTTGGGGACAACGTTAATTCAAGGGGATAATATAGTAGTTGAATATTATGAGCCCAAAGCAGTACAAGGGATGGGCGCTTTAAACATTAGTATGGTGGTGCATGGCTACCGTTCTTTGGGGGCTTATCCTATCGAAAAGGCAATAGAGGGACTCAATGATGCAGGAAATTGCAATCATGATGTTGCTTGCCCTTTGGGAATTGGTTGGGAAGATCAGATCAACTCTGTTGCTATGATTATTGTAGGAGGGAGTGGAAGTTGTACAGGGGCTTTGATTAATAATACATCAAATGATGGGACACCTTATTTTTTGACTGCCAATCATTGTGGAACAAGTGGTTTGGGAGCTTGGGTTTTCCGTTTTAATTGGGATAGCCCTGTTGCCATTTGTGCGCAAAACGGCAACAGTCAAGATCCAGGTGGTCCCTATAATGAAATTAATGGTGCAACGCTTCGTGCTAATAATGCAGGGTCAGATTTTAGTTTGATGGAATTAAACAATACTCCTACAGGCAATATTTATTATGCGGGGTGGGATAGAAGCCTAACCCCAGCAACACAAACTACAGGGATTCATCACCCTAGGGGGGATGTGAAAAAGATTTGTAGAGAAGATGATCCCGTTACACAATCAACGATGAGTGGTGCTGATGTTTGGATGGTTGCAGATTGGGATCAAGGAGTAACAGAGCCTGCTTCTTCAGGATCTCCTTTATTTAATCAAAACCAGCTTATTGTTGGGCAGCTATATGGTGGAACAGCAGCTTGTTCAGGAACCAATGACAATGGACAAGACGATAATTATGGTCGGTTGGACGTTTCTTGGGATGGTTCTAGCGCTTCAACACGTCTGAAGGATTGGTTGGATCCTGGCAATACCAATGTACTGTCACATACTGGTTTTAATCCCAATGGTCCAGGGTTAGCCTTAGATGCTGGAATTGCCCAAATAGGAGGAATTGAAGAAAAATATTGTAATGTAGATTCCTTTATTCCTGAAATCTCAGTACGAAACTATGGACACGATACCATTACTACAATCGATATTGTTTACAACATAGATGGTGCTGCTAATGTTTCTTATGCTTGGACGGGAATCCTTCTACCCAATGCGATTACATTGGTCACCTTACCAACAATTACGGCTAGTGCTGGTGCTCATACCTTTAATGTATCAACGACCTTGCCTAATGGAGCAGTAGATTCTAATGCCGTTAATGACACTCGTAGTTTTGCCTTTTTTATTACGCTAGGGGGAGAGCGGATTGACTATGCGTTGGCGACAGATTGTTATGCCAGTGAGACCAGTTGGGTTTTAAGCGATTCTGCTACAGGAGCAATTCTATTTAGTGGTGGTCCCTATAACGATGCTTTTGGTGCACGAGATACTTTGAATAATCAATTTTGTTTGCCTAATGGTTGTTATCGATTTACGATCTACGATAGTTATGGAGATGGTTTGGATGGAACAGGTAGTGCTTGGTGCGGTCGTTCAGGAGATTATTGGCTAACGGATGGTAGTGGTCATGAATTGGTTCGGATGAATGCCGTAAATGGTAATTTTGGTGATAGTTCGGTTCATTATTTTTGTTTGCCTTTTGTTGTGAATAATCAAACAGAATTAAATAGCCTTACTACTTTTGAGGTATTTCCCAACCCTACAACTGAGCAGGTTTATATAAATTTAGGACTCAAAGAATCAGAAGATATTCACTTGCAGTTGTATAGCGCAACAGGGCAATTAATAGAAGAAACAAAACAAACAGATGTTCTTTTGGCAAAATTTGAATTTAGCTTAAAAGACTATAGCGCTGGAATGTATTTTATTAAACTCCAACTGGGCGATCAAATCTATGCTAAAAAGGTGATAA
- a CDS encoding alpha-ketoglutarate-dependent dioxygenase AlkB produces MNKNLFEEQQLDATHSIFIGQLPEDFLASLPSFEALWDLHPKEYHLVKILGKEIPTPRWQQAYGFDYVYTGSKQNSLPITTSLKPFQNWCQAQIHPQMNSLLLNWYEGEKKHYIGPHRDSPLGLLVGTPIVTISMGEERIFRFRPWRGKGYQDFVVKNGTVVIIPWDTNKAWTHEVPHFVRFKNRRISVTLRVYEQ; encoded by the coding sequence ATGAATAAGAACTTGTTTGAGGAACAGCAACTAGATGCTACCCATTCTATTTTTATAGGACAACTTCCTGAAGATTTTCTGGCATCTCTTCCTTCTTTTGAGGCGTTATGGGATTTGCACCCTAAAGAATACCACCTTGTCAAGATTTTAGGCAAAGAAATACCAACGCCCCGTTGGCAACAAGCGTATGGTTTTGATTATGTCTATACGGGGTCTAAACAAAATTCCTTACCCATTACAACAAGTTTAAAGCCTTTTCAGAATTGGTGCCAAGCACAAATTCATCCACAGATGAACAGCTTACTATTAAATTGGTACGAAGGAGAAAAAAAACATTACATTGGTCCTCATCGGGACTCCCCATTGGGCTTGTTGGTTGGCACTCCAATTGTAACCATTTCGATGGGAGAAGAGCGCATTTTTCGTTTTCGTCCTTGGAGGGGCAAAGGGTATCAAGACTTTGTGGTTAAGAATGGAACAGTTGTGATTATTCCTTGGGATACGAACAAAGCTTGGACGCATGAAGTACCTCATTTTGTCCGTTTCAAAAACCGAAGAATATCCGTAACATTACGGGTTTATGAACAGTAA